The Oxalobacteraceae bacterium OTU3CINTB1 genome includes a window with the following:
- a CDS encoding ABC transporter substrate-binding protein has protein sequence MMFKTSVAAACASLSFALFASSTAALAQVPAGYPADYQKIIDGAKKEGKLVVYGATDSKATAPLIKDFSAQFPGITVEYNDMNSTEVYNRFISEVAAGGNTADAVWSSAMDLQMRLASDGYAMKYKSVEAPKLPAWAMWDDQAYGTTFEPAAIVYNKRLVDAKEVPYTHADFAKLIQTPKFKDKVTTYDIEKSGVGFMFMTQDARENPKFLDMLNAFGAAKVRVQSSTGTMMERISSGENLIGYNVVGSYALVRAKTDPSLGVVLPKDYTLVMSRVLFINKAAKNPNAAKLWLDYMLSHRGQTIIANDSKLFAIRADVTGETTSAELIKQIGKDNVKPVPVHPMVLQFLGPAKRMAFLKQWKESAGKK, from the coding sequence ATGATGTTCAAGACCTCAGTGGCCGCCGCATGCGCGTCCCTCTCGTTCGCGCTGTTCGCAAGCTCCACCGCCGCCCTGGCGCAAGTGCCGGCCGGCTATCCGGCCGACTACCAGAAGATCATCGACGGCGCCAAGAAAGAGGGCAAGCTGGTGGTCTACGGCGCCACCGACAGCAAGGCCACCGCGCCGCTGATCAAGGACTTCAGCGCCCAGTTCCCCGGCATCACCGTCGAATACAACGACATGAATTCGACCGAGGTGTACAACCGCTTCATCTCCGAGGTGGCGGCTGGCGGCAACACCGCCGACGCGGTGTGGTCGTCGGCGATGGACCTGCAGATGCGCCTGGCCTCCGACGGCTACGCGATGAAGTACAAATCGGTCGAGGCGCCCAAACTGCCGGCATGGGCGATGTGGGACGACCAGGCCTACGGCACCACCTTCGAGCCGGCCGCCATCGTCTACAACAAGCGCCTGGTCGACGCCAAGGAAGTGCCGTACACGCACGCCGACTTCGCCAAGCTGATTCAGACGCCGAAGTTCAAGGACAAGGTCACCACCTACGATATCGAAAAATCGGGCGTCGGCTTCATGTTCATGACGCAGGACGCGCGTGAGAATCCGAAGTTCCTCGACATGCTCAACGCCTTCGGCGCCGCCAAGGTGCGCGTGCAGTCGTCGACCGGCACCATGATGGAGCGGATTTCCTCGGGCGAGAACCTGATCGGCTACAACGTGGTCGGCTCCTACGCGCTGGTGCGCGCCAAGACCGATCCGTCGCTCGGCGTGGTGCTGCCGAAGGACTATACGCTGGTGATGTCGCGCGTCCTGTTCATCAACAAGGCCGCCAAGAATCCGAACGCCGCCAAGCTGTGGCTGGACTACATGCTGTCCCACCGCGGCCAGACCATCATCGCCAACGATTCCAAGCTGTTCGCGATCCGCGCCGACGTCACCGGCGAGACCACCTCGGCGGAACTGATCAAGCAAATCGGCAAGGACAACGTCAAGCCGGTGCCGGTGCATCCGATGGTGCTGCAGTTCCTCGGACCGGCCAAGCGCATGGCTTTCCTCAAGCAGTGGAAAGAATCGGCCGGCAAGAAGTAA
- a CDS encoding iron ABC transporter permease, whose amino-acid sequence MQTMTLPGSGRRSLNWPRGVVVVLASIAIFLPLFLIFYQSFLSAPFFMPVKELGLDAYRFIFDDPDFTMAFKNAFLLAVGLAAIAVPLGGMLAFLMIRTDLPAKGFIAPLLLVPIFVSPMVMGFGYVVSMGPVGFYSLWAKDILGMVPWNIYSFTSIVVIAGLTHVPHVYLYASSALKSLGSDVEEAARVAGASPLQVMFNVSLPMITPALAYAGVLVFFLGFEVFGLVLVLGDPEGHMVLATYLYKLTNKMGTPSYHLMAAVAVCLVMVTMPLVMVQRHLLKSANKFVSIKGKGARSKPMPLGSWKWLAFALIFAWLMFTIIMPLSGIVLRSFVQYWGEGVKLAEVLTLQHFREILEQPALVRGIVNTVLIGVIGGALAVICYSAIALAMHRKPDAITRFLDYSVLVPRAVPGLLAGLSFLWVFLFVPSWLDGMLKGMDNGVALWLSEHAIPLLRSVRSTIFALWLAYSVVWLAYGMRLISTALLQVGPELEEAARAVGARRGQVTRDVTLPLVKYGLLGAWLMVFLIFEREYSTGVYLLTPGTEVIGAMIVSLWASGSTDLVAALSFINISLVAIGLGIALRFGVKLHN is encoded by the coding sequence ATGCAAACTATGACACTCCCCGGCTCCGGCCGGCGCAGCCTGAACTGGCCGCGCGGCGTGGTGGTGGTACTCGCCTCCATCGCCATCTTCCTGCCGCTGTTCCTGATCTTCTATCAAAGCTTTTTGAGCGCGCCGTTCTTCATGCCGGTCAAGGAGCTGGGCCTCGACGCCTACCGCTTCATCTTCGACGATCCCGATTTCACGATGGCGTTCAAGAACGCCTTCTTACTGGCCGTCGGCCTGGCCGCCATCGCCGTGCCGCTGGGCGGCATGCTGGCCTTCCTGATGATCCGCACCGACCTGCCGGCCAAAGGCTTCATCGCGCCGCTGCTGCTGGTGCCGATCTTCGTCTCGCCGATGGTGATGGGCTTCGGCTACGTCGTCTCGATGGGACCAGTCGGTTTCTATTCGTTGTGGGCCAAGGACATCCTCGGCATGGTGCCGTGGAATATCTACTCGTTCACCAGCATCGTGGTGATCGCCGGCCTGACCCACGTGCCGCACGTGTACCTGTACGCCTCGTCCGCGCTCAAGAGCCTGGGCTCGGACGTAGAGGAAGCCGCGCGCGTCGCCGGCGCCTCGCCGCTGCAGGTGATGTTCAACGTCTCGCTGCCGATGATCACGCCGGCGCTGGCGTATGCCGGCGTGCTGGTGTTCTTCCTCGGCTTCGAGGTGTTCGGCCTGGTGCTGGTGCTGGGCGACCCGGAGGGCCACATGGTGCTGGCCACCTATCTGTACAAGTTGACCAACAAAATGGGCACGCCGTCCTACCACCTGATGGCCGCCGTCGCCGTCTGCCTGGTGATGGTGACGATGCCGCTGGTGATGGTGCAGCGCCACCTGCTCAAATCGGCCAACAAGTTCGTCTCGATCAAGGGCAAGGGCGCGCGTTCGAAGCCGATGCCGCTGGGTAGCTGGAAGTGGCTGGCCTTCGCGCTGATCTTCGCCTGGCTGATGTTCACCATCATCATGCCGCTGTCGGGCATCGTGCTGCGCTCCTTCGTCCAGTACTGGGGCGAGGGCGTCAAGCTGGCCGAGGTGCTGACCTTGCAGCACTTCCGCGAGATCCTCGAGCAGCCGGCGCTGGTGCGCGGCATCGTCAACACGGTGCTGATCGGCGTGATCGGCGGCGCGCTGGCGGTGATCTGCTACAGCGCCATCGCGCTGGCGATGCACCGCAAGCCGGACGCCATCACCCGCTTCCTCGACTACAGCGTGCTGGTGCCGCGCGCCGTACCGGGCCTGCTGGCCGGCCTGTCGTTCCTGTGGGTGTTCCTGTTCGTGCCGAGCTGGCTCGATGGCATGTTGAAGGGCATGGACAACGGCGTGGCGCTGTGGCTCAGCGAGCACGCGATACCCCTGCTGCGTTCCGTGCGCTCGACCATCTTCGCCCTGTGGCTGGCGTATTCGGTGGTGTGGCTGGCCTACGGCATGCGGCTGATCTCGACCGCGCTGCTGCAGGTGGGCCCGGAGCTGGAGGAGGCGGCGCGCGCGGTTGGCGCACGGCGCGGCCAGGTCACGCGCGATGTCACGCTGCCGCTGGTCAAATACGGCTTGCTCGGCGCCTGGCTGATGGTGTTCCTGATCTTCGAGCGCGAATACTCGACCGGCGTGTACCTGCTCACGCCCGGCACGGAGGTGATCGGGGCGATGATCGTGTCGCTGTGGGCGAGCGGCTCCA